The region AGCAAGAGACTTATCAGCAGTTTGAGAAGACTCTTCCGCAAGTTTCAGAAATTCTTTTGCATTTTCAGTTTTGGAAAGAGTAGTCTTAATATTACCCGCAATATTCATTCGTATGAACACTAAGCCTAATCTGTTAGACTGATCCCAGTGCTTATAATGAGACTTTTCTTCATTACTGCCAGCTTCAGTAATAGCAGTTGGCTTTTCAGAGTAAATTGcaacatcaagatctaaaaccCCAGGATGAAATTTGATCTGTTCACACCAATCTGAAAAGTTGAATCCATTAAAAGTCGTAACAGAGGCGGAGCGTGAATGAAGGGCAAGTGCTGTAAAACATGCTCATTTGTTAATGCTTTGAGTTATGAATTTCAACACACtatcaaattcagaaatgacttacttaaatgtatattgatgttcttctttgggcgaaacatcaaaatacaactttaaacataatgatgcttaaaaTGAATTTAACACAAATCGATaatatttaatgcatcaattaataatatttattatctttggataaataaataaaactaacgatacatcaaaattatctctttaatatttattggtcatacgaacaaacaatcaacctttgggtgatccacaaatgtcttatgaccaaaatttaatttacccATAATTATTAGATCAATTATAAGCAGCAAGATTAATGggtaattaatttaaactttaacctttattttggaattaatttcataaagattcgaCCACTTTGGTGATTAACGAATCTTACATATATGATTCCAAGTTatattaagaaataattaattttattattgcataCTACAACGTTCTAACAACAAAGATTAAACCCATGTTATTTTAAATAGaatcaattataataatataaatatttcaaatttcgtTATTCAATAATTGTGAAGTTTCTAACAAACATAATTAAATTCACAAGATCTGgagaaacattaattttaatgGAAAATCACTTGTTCCGAAAatcaggctctgataccacatgTAAGCATAAAACAAATTTATAAACTTaaacaatcttatacataaacaatcttatccataatcctttgtattattcaagaacgttgaacttaatgattttcatatacacataataacagtaattcaataaagaattacttacctgaattctccATGGTTTTAGCGGAAGCAAAAGCGTAATAGCAGAAGTACtgaattgtttctctctctttaccttacttttagAATAATTGTGATGGAACTTATTCTTCTTTTAGCAGAAagaggaccccttttataatGAGAATAGTCAGTTATATTTTCACGTTCCATCAATGTGATTGGTGGATACAATcattatcctactaggagtcagtaattgtggatacaatcctactaggagtcagtaattatccGGTAACTTTTCatatagattaaggatttaacttattcaattattattaaaccaataaataagTTAATTATCTAAGCCATAGAAATTTACATTTCCATCATTCTATCGCCCAATCATTTCCATTCCCACTGAATTGGAAAATGGGGTGACTATGAAGAGGGCATATCACTGGATCAtcagatttatttttcttttatggaGGATAACTATTTGCTGTACGGTCTACCCTGAACCAATTATTCCAAATTCGCATTGTGTAGGCCATATTAAAAGAGAAAGTGCTTCTTATGAAGAGTGTTCTATTGTCAAACTCAAACTTTAAATCTCCTATTAAGGAATGAAGGAATTTCATCCCTTCGTCTTATCTATAGGTGATTAATTAGTGGATGCATGGTTTCATTACGTACAgttaataaccaaaaaaaaaaatacaaaaagtaaaaaataaaaaagcaaaggACATAACAATAGTGTGA is a window of Capsicum annuum cultivar UCD-10X-F1 unplaced genomic scaffold, UCD10Xv1.1 ctg4748, whole genome shotgun sequence DNA encoding:
- the LOC124892452 gene encoding uncharacterized protein LOC124892452; its protein translation is MENSALALHSRSASVTTFNGFNFSDWCEQIKFHPGVLDLDVAIYSEKPTAITEAGSNEEKSHYKHWDQSNRLGLVFIRMNIAGNIKTTLSKTENAKEFLKLAEESSQTADKSLAGTLMVTLTTMKFDGSRTMHEHVIEMINIAARLKSLGMEVEQNFLV